Proteins from a genomic interval of Clostridium sp. AN503:
- a CDS encoding MurR/RpiR family transcriptional regulator, whose translation MQPNILDEISNQHNTMTRSAKKLADYIFSNKSMVQYMSITSLAEASGVSEATITRFCRSLGLGGYNEFKLAIARADQSAHHLSPLSAETEGADENSIESLCRRLYHTDVTALTETLELMNPESAHKAVDLLSQAQRIYCFGQGGSNIMAKEAWVRFSTASSKFLHIEDSHMQAMAASLCTSEDVILFFSYSGSTRDMLDVLRPAKNGGASIILITHFFNSPAAVLSDVVLLCGATESPLQSGSIAARIGQLFIIDYLFHTYCIQNQDLCARASEATAQATARKLL comes from the coding sequence ATGCAGCCCAATATCTTAGACGAGATTTCCAACCAGCACAATACCATGACCCGTTCTGCCAAAAAACTGGCGGACTATATTTTTTCAAACAAGTCCATGGTGCAGTATATGTCGATCACCTCCCTGGCAGAGGCCAGCGGCGTATCCGAAGCTACGATCACCCGCTTCTGCCGCAGTCTGGGGCTCGGGGGCTATAATGAATTTAAGCTGGCTATCGCCCGTGCAGACCAGAGCGCCCATCACTTAAGCCCGCTATCGGCTGAAACTGAAGGGGCTGATGAGAATAGCATCGAGAGCCTCTGCCGCAGACTTTACCATACGGACGTAACAGCTCTGACTGAGACCCTGGAGCTGATGAATCCGGAGAGCGCACACAAGGCGGTGGACCTTTTATCCCAAGCCCAGCGCATCTACTGCTTCGGACAGGGCGGAAGCAATATCATGGCGAAGGAGGCATGGGTCCGATTTTCCACTGCATCCTCCAAATTCCTTCATATTGAAGATTCCCACATGCAGGCCATGGCTGCCTCCCTGTGCACCTCAGAGGATGTGATCCTGTTCTTCTCCTACTCCGGAAGCACCCGGGATATGCTGGACGTCCTGCGCCCGGCCAAAAACGGGGGCGCCAGCATCATACTGATCACCCACTTTTTCAACTCCCCGGCTGCTGTGCTGTCCGACGTGGTCCTGCTGTGCGGAGCCACCGAAAGCCCATTGCAGTCCGGCTCCATCGCCGCCAGAATCGGACAGCTGTTTATCATTGACTACCTGTTCCACACCTACTGCATCCAGAACCAGGATCTTTGTGCCCGGGCCAGCGAGGCCACGGCACAGGCTACGGCGCGGAAACTGTTGTGA
- a CDS encoding ABC transporter permease, translating to MSNTEKTSIKDQNKNAASSLFKRNVRKFMNNKLALFGLVVVVAITIACIVGFVLGVDYNTPALPDMKKPPMAGHLFGTDTIGRDLFARVLVGGCYSIVIGVFCAVMSSVIGAALGAVAGYFGGKVDTVLIRVSEIFQAFPQLVLVMMLVAIVNKRGLGNLLFIFVLTGWMTTFRMVRNEFMSIKGETYVKVCEAFGMGKNNIMFKQILPNVMSPIIVSTNTNVAFFILQEAALSFIGLGVADSTPTWGNILNAAKSVSVVTNQWWIWLFPGLAISLFVLAINFLGDGLRDVLDAKQQ from the coding sequence ATGAGCAATACTGAAAAGACAAGTATCAAAGATCAGAATAAAAATGCAGCCTCCTCTCTGTTTAAGCGAAATGTGCGCAAATTTATGAACAACAAGCTGGCCTTGTTTGGACTGGTCGTGGTGGTGGCGATCACCATCGCCTGTATCGTGGGCTTTGTCCTGGGCGTGGATTACAATACCCCCGCCCTTCCCGATATGAAAAAACCGCCGATGGCGGGGCATCTGTTCGGCACGGACACCATCGGGCGGGACTTATTTGCCCGCGTTTTGGTGGGCGGCTGTTACTCCATCGTGATCGGCGTGTTCTGCGCGGTCATGAGCTCCGTGATCGGCGCGGCCTTAGGCGCTGTGGCCGGTTACTTTGGAGGCAAGGTTGACACGGTCCTGATCCGGGTCTCCGAGATCTTCCAGGCATTCCCGCAGCTTGTGCTGGTCATGATGCTGGTTGCCATTGTCAACAAGCGGGGGCTGGGAAACCTGTTGTTCATCTTCGTGCTCACCGGCTGGATGACCACCTTCCGCATGGTGCGCAATGAGTTCATGAGCATCAAGGGCGAGACCTATGTAAAGGTCTGCGAGGCCTTCGGCATGGGCAAGAACAACATTATGTTCAAGCAGATCCTGCCCAACGTCATGAGCCCGATCATCGTATCGACCAACACCAACGTGGCGTTCTTCATCCTGCAGGAAGCGGCCCTGTCCTTTATCGGCCTGGGCGTTGCGGACAGCACGCCGACCTGGGGCAATATCTTAAACGCCGCCAAGTCTGTCTCCGTGGTGACGAACCAGTGGTGGATCTGGCTGTTCCCGGGTCTTGCGATCAGCCTGTTCGTTCTGGCCATCAACTTTTTGGGTGACGGCCTGCGCGACGTGCTGGATGCCAAGCAGCAGTAA
- a CDS encoding ABC transporter permease, whose product MLKFITKKLLMMIPMLLLISFIVYYGLQMTGIDPINFMVSPEMLSANKENVEALRESLGLNDPLIIQYFRWLGNVLHGDLGYSFDGSSIASIIKVRLPYTFELAGYSLVLSAVIGIGIGIISAVRQNGVIDYVGRVLAVLGQAVPQFLVGIILIQIFSIKLGLFPSANRVSPDAANAFVDAFKHLFLPVLTLTIGMVAVLMRYARNTMLDVLNSDYIKTARSKGIPEWKVYLKHGFRNAMKPVLVILVFRIPMLVGGSVVIESVFSYPGIGLTMTNAIVSGDYPIVLITTLIIAAAMLICSFMVDVFNALLDPRVRLGE is encoded by the coding sequence ATGCTGAAATTTATCACCAAAAAGCTGCTCATGATGATCCCCATGCTGCTGCTTATCAGCTTTATAGTGTATTATGGCCTCCAGATGACCGGCATCGACCCGATCAACTTCATGGTCAGCCCGGAGATGCTTTCCGCCAACAAGGAAAACGTGGAAGCCCTCCGTGAGTCCCTGGGATTAAATGATCCGCTGATCATCCAGTATTTCCGCTGGCTGGGCAACGTGCTGCACGGCGACCTGGGATATTCCTTCGATGGTTCCTCTATTGCATCCATCATCAAGGTACGCCTTCCCTACACCTTTGAGCTGGCTGGATATTCCCTGGTGCTGTCCGCAGTGATCGGGATCGGGATCGGTATCATTTCTGCGGTGCGGCAGAACGGCGTCATCGACTACGTGGGCCGTGTGCTGGCAGTGCTCGGTCAGGCAGTCCCCCAGTTCCTGGTAGGGATCATCCTGATCCAGATATTCTCCATCAAGTTAGGCCTGTTCCCGTCGGCCAACCGCGTAAGCCCGGACGCCGCCAATGCGTTTGTGGACGCGTTCAAGCATCTGTTCCTTCCGGTGCTGACCCTGACCATCGGCATGGTGGCGGTGCTGATGCGCTACGCCCGCAATACCATGCTGGATGTGTTAAACAGTGACTACATAAAGACGGCCCGGTCCAAAGGCATCCCGGAGTGGAAGGTCTATCTAAAGCACGGGTTCCGCAATGCCATGAAGCCGGTACTGGTCATCCTGGTGTTCCGTATCCCGATGCTGGTGGGCGGCTCCGTTGTCATTGAGAGCGTATTTTCCTATCCCGGCATAGGCCTGACCATGACCAACGCCATCGTATCCGGCGACTATCCGATCGTGCTGATCACGACGCTGATCATCGCGGCGGCCATGCTGATCTGTTCCTTCATGGTGGATGTGTTCAATGCCCTGCTGGATCCGAGAGTGCGCCTTGGCGAGTGA
- a CDS encoding ABC transporter ATP-binding protein has product MDNREIILNVEKLNTSFISDRKKVQIVKDVSFQLKRGKTLAVVGESGCGKSVTMNSIMRFTGKNAIVEAKSIQYNALKNGEVKEYHLESIKEPNGPEMRSLRGPDLSMVFQDPMSSLNPVYKVGDQVAEGLLQHNPGMTKAQAREKVLEMFKKLGIPDPEERIDCYPHQFSGGMKQRVVIAIAMICNPELIICDEPTTALDVTIQAQIMELLKDLQVNDGKSIILITHNMGLVAEMADEVCVMYMGRVVEFGSLEDVFDRTSHPYTRALLRSVPVLGLADGQKLETIPGATPNPADLKGGCEFADRCPECTEACRKGVIPCYEVGPGHHVRCLKFSNCPEVE; this is encoded by the coding sequence ATGGATAACAGAGAGATTATTTTAAATGTAGAGAAGTTAAATACGTCGTTCATTTCCGACCGGAAGAAGGTCCAGATCGTCAAGGACGTGTCCTTCCAGTTAAAGAGAGGGAAGACCCTGGCGGTGGTGGGCGAGTCCGGCTGCGGCAAGAGCGTGACCATGAATTCCATCATGCGGTTTACCGGCAAGAATGCGATCGTGGAGGCAAAGAGCATCCAGTACAATGCTTTAAAGAACGGCGAGGTAAAAGAGTATCATTTGGAGAGCATCAAGGAACCCAACGGCCCGGAGATGCGTTCTCTGCGCGGCCCGGACTTATCGATGGTGTTCCAGGACCCCATGTCCAGCTTAAACCCTGTCTATAAGGTTGGGGATCAGGTGGCTGAGGGCCTTCTGCAGCACAATCCGGGGATGACGAAGGCGCAGGCCAGGGAGAAGGTCCTGGAGATGTTTAAAAAGCTTGGCATCCCGGACCCGGAGGAGCGGATCGACTGCTATCCCCACCAGTTTTCCGGCGGCATGAAGCAGCGCGTGGTGATCGCCATCGCCATGATCTGCAACCCGGAGCTGATCATCTGCGACGAGCCGACCACGGCCCTGGACGTGACGATCCAGGCGCAGATCATGGAGCTGTTAAAGGATTTACAGGTCAATGACGGCAAGTCCATCATCTTGATCACCCACAACATGGGCCTGGTGGCGGAGATGGCCGACGAGGTCTGTGTCATGTATATGGGCCGCGTGGTGGAGTTTGGAAGCCTGGAGGATGTGTTCGACCGCACCAGCCACCCCTACACCAGGGCGCTTCTGCGGAGCGTGCCGGTGCTTGGCCTGGCGGACGGACAGAAGCTTGAGACCATCCCGGGAGCAACCCCCAACCCTGCCGATCTAAAGGGCGGCTGCGAATTCGCGGACCGCTGCCCGGAGTGCACCGAAGCGTGCCGTAAAG
- a CDS encoding ABC transporter substrate-binding protein codes for MRKMLALLLATTLAATAITGCGSSKTDTGAGTTQAAAPADKAGDTAGGAAAGDAAGAAETLKLAVTTGDGSTTDDRIPTPWYNRIMATNLMFRGLFLADSTLTEVKPDLAESYEVSDDGLVYTITLKDGLKWSDGEALTVDDVQWSIETGLKAATINSIYTAAFKNIDSIKTEGSTITLTLTEPYAAMLNVLAQFAILPKHSLESADPLKLEADAFWTNPVTSGMFALDELNVGNYFTLKLNENYEGTAPKIQKVICYFVSDYVTAAQSGNTDYVFGNAADLVEALQGMDNFTSHEVDVLFYKYFIFNMKGVDGKENEAMQNVEVRKAIIEAIDRATLATLYPTANVLNSGVPNSNAAYNGFEYKFDAEKAKADIAASGYDMGRTLKICYYNNDQTSIDLINTVVYYLEQAGLTVEATLSNDGTTDLFTTRAYDVGFKGKSAFSIDEWYTEYMSSDGLFANIFGGDTDFDGLVADLSKAVKEEDRNNILKELQTLEQEKVYKVPVFTVGTYIFTSDHVILPEGVKFCNPLYMSDLDFANWEIAK; via the coding sequence ATGAGAAAAATGTTAGCATTGCTGCTGGCGACTACCCTGGCGGCTACAGCCATCACAGGCTGCGGTTCCAGCAAGACCGACACGGGAGCAGGGACCACCCAGGCGGCAGCCCCGGCGGACAAGGCCGGTGACACGGCTGGAGGCGCAGCGGCAGGAGATGCAGCGGGAGCTGCGGAAACCCTGAAGCTGGCGGTGACCACCGGAGACGGTTCCACCACAGACGACCGGATCCCGACTCCATGGTACAACCGGATCATGGCGACGAACCTGATGTTCCGCGGCCTGTTCCTGGCTGACAGCACCTTGACGGAGGTGAAACCGGACCTGGCTGAGTCCTATGAGGTCAGCGACGACGGACTGGTTTATACCATTACCTTAAAGGACGGCCTTAAGTGGTCCGACGGCGAGGCTCTGACCGTGGACGATGTGCAGTGGTCCATCGAGACCGGCTTAAAAGCAGCGACCATCAACTCCATCTACACGGCTGCATTTAAGAATATCGACTCCATCAAGACCGAGGGCAGCACCATCACCCTGACCCTTACCGAGCCGTATGCAGCCATGCTGAACGTGCTGGCACAGTTTGCGATCCTGCCGAAGCATTCCTTAGAGAGCGCAGACCCGCTGAAGCTGGAAGCTGACGCATTCTGGACCAATCCGGTCACCTCCGGCATGTTTGCACTGGACGAGCTGAACGTGGGCAACTACTTCACCCTGAAGTTAAACGAGAACTACGAGGGGACTGCTCCGAAGATCCAGAAGGTGATCTGCTACTTTGTATCGGATTACGTGACCGCCGCCCAGTCCGGCAACACCGACTACGTGTTCGGCAATGCGGCTGACCTGGTGGAAGCTCTGCAGGGCATGGACAACTTTACCTCCCACGAGGTGGACGTGCTGTTCTACAAATACTTCATCTTCAATATGAAGGGCGTTGACGGCAAAGAGAATGAGGCCATGCAGAACGTGGAAGTGAGAAAAGCCATCATCGAGGCGATCGACCGCGCAACCCTGGCAACCCTGTACCCGACCGCCAACGTATTAAACAGCGGCGTTCCCAACTCAAACGCAGCCTACAACGGCTTCGAGTACAAGTTTGACGCAGAGAAGGCCAAAGCGGATATCGCGGCTTCCGGTTACGATATGGGCCGCACCTTGAAGATCTGCTACTACAACAACGACCAGACCAGCATTGACTTAATCAACACCGTGGTCTACTATCTGGAGCAGGCAGGCCTGACCGTAGAAGCCACCCTGTCCAACGACGGAACCACCGACCTGTTCACCACCAGGGCTTACGATGTGGGCTTCAAGGGCAAGAGCGCATTCTCCATCGACGAGTGGTACACCGAGTACATGAGCAGCGACGGACTGTTTGCCAATATCTTTGGCGGCGACACCGATTTTGACGGACTGGTTGCCGATCTGTCCAAGGCTGTGAAAGAGGAAGACAGAAACAATATCTTAAAAGAACTCCAGACACTGGAGCAGGAGAAGGTTTACAAGGTCCCGGTATTCACCGTAGGCACCTATATCTTCACCAGCGACCATGTGATCCTGCCAGAGGGCGTGAAGTTCTGCAACCCGCTGTACATGAGTGATCTTGATTTTGCCAACTGGGAGATCGCGAAGTAG
- a CDS encoding branched-chain amino acid aminotransferase translates to MKKKDLDWEHIGFAYHQTDMRYVANFRNGAWDEGTLTPEASIALNECAGIFQYCQEIFEGLKAYETENGDIVTFRPDQNAERMIHSAEGMVMPPFPKERFLDALDQVVRANAAWVPPYGSGASLYIRPYMFASSPVIGVKPSEEYQFRMLCTPVGPYFKGGAKPLTLCVSDFDRAAPHGTGHLKAGLNYAMSLHAYVEAHRGGYDENLYLDPASRTFVEETGGANFLFVTKEGKIVTPKSDSILPSITRRSMVYVAEHYLGIKVEERQVRLDELSGFAECGLCGTAAVLSPVGKIVNHGEEICFPSGMEKMGSVTYELYKTLTGIQLGTVEAPDGWIRKIN, encoded by the coding sequence ATGAAAAAGAAAGATCTGGATTGGGAGCATATCGGCTTTGCATATCATCAGACTGATATGCGATATGTGGCAAATTTCCGAAATGGCGCATGGGATGAGGGAACTCTGACACCGGAGGCGTCCATTGCTTTAAATGAATGCGCCGGTATCTTTCAGTACTGCCAGGAGATTTTTGAAGGTCTGAAGGCATATGAGACGGAAAACGGTGATATCGTTACGTTCCGTCCCGACCAGAATGCAGAGCGGATGATCCACTCCGCAGAAGGCATGGTCATGCCGCCGTTTCCCAAAGAGCGATTTCTCGATGCGTTAGACCAGGTGGTGCGGGCCAATGCTGCATGGGTTCCACCCTATGGAAGCGGCGCATCCCTGTATATACGCCCTTATATGTTTGCATCCTCCCCGGTGATCGGTGTAAAACCGTCGGAGGAGTATCAGTTCAGGATGCTGTGCACTCCGGTCGGCCCATATTTTAAAGGTGGAGCAAAGCCTTTGACTCTGTGCGTCAGTGATTTTGACCGCGCCGCGCCTCATGGTACAGGCCATCTGAAAGCGGGACTGAACTATGCCATGAGCCTGCACGCTTATGTGGAAGCACATCGGGGCGGATATGATGAGAACCTCTATCTGGATCCGGCTTCCAGAACCTTTGTGGAGGAAACCGGCGGGGCCAATTTCCTTTTCGTGACAAAAGAGGGAAAGATTGTCACGCCAAAATCTGATTCAATCCTTCCATCTATCACAAGGCGTTCCATGGTTTATGTGGCGGAGCATTATCTGGGAATCAAGGTTGAAGAGCGTCAGGTGCGTTTGGATGAACTGTCTGGCTTTGCAGAGTGTGGATTATGCGGGACGGCAGCAGTCCTCTCCCCTGTTGGAAAAATCGTGAATCATGGAGAGGAGATATGCTTCCCAAGCGGGATGGAAAAGATGGGCAGCGTGACTTATGAATTGTATAAAACCCTAACTGGAATCCAGCTTGGTACAGTAGAAGCGCCGGACGGATGGATCCGAAAAATCAATTAA
- a CDS encoding AbgT family transporter, translating to METKAKKQFKMPHLLWIMTGIILLSCLATYLIPAGQFVTNEAGEIIGTDFQYLGHQTPVSPWDALMLLKSGLTGAATIMFVVMSSGATINVVLETGAMDDLMNWAVYRLKDKGTNLLIILMMVLMAYLGGFGGTDALIAVVPIGILFSKKLKLDPICALGVTTFAALVGFGTGPAQQATTQMLMGVTPYSAFFTRLVIMNFFLAIAIIMMLGYVKKIRKNPQASLLYSDGWRPEQSGEMVDEDQVIKKVDMSWRKFAVIIIFLLQYLIIALYSLLGGSQTFDFMMAVMFVTMIIVGIIGGMSAEKLGQTYAKGLASMAFVAFVIGLAKVISLVLGNGNVIHTIVHVLTLPLMTLPKSVSSIGLTLIVSVINPLIPSATSKAAILVPIMKPVSEALGMQPNLAVVAYQMGDSFTNLLSPLLGWMVGSCAMANVPFAKWFRWVFPKVLCFILLAGVIVFILTATGWSGVI from the coding sequence ATGGAAACAAAAGCGAAAAAACAATTTAAGATGCCGCATTTACTCTGGATCATGACGGGCATCATCCTGTTGTCCTGTCTGGCCACTTATCTGATCCCGGCGGGACAGTTTGTCACCAATGAGGCAGGTGAGATCATTGGAACGGATTTTCAGTATCTGGGACACCAGACACCGGTCAGTCCCTGGGATGCTTTGATGCTGTTAAAAAGCGGACTGACGGGGGCGGCTACGATCATGTTCGTGGTCATGTCATCCGGAGCCACGATCAATGTGGTTTTGGAGACAGGGGCGATGGATGATCTGATGAACTGGGCCGTCTATAGGCTGAAAGACAAGGGGACGAATCTTTTGATCATCCTGATGATGGTACTGATGGCTTACCTGGGCGGCTTTGGCGGAACCGACGCGCTGATCGCTGTGGTCCCTATCGGTATCCTGTTCTCGAAAAAGCTGAAGCTGGATCCGATCTGCGCTCTGGGCGTCACGACCTTCGCGGCTTTGGTTGGATTTGGAACTGGACCGGCGCAGCAGGCCACCACGCAGATGCTGATGGGGGTCACACCGTACTCCGCGTTCTTTACCCGGCTGGTGATCATGAACTTCTTTCTTGCGATCGCTATTATCATGATGCTGGGGTATGTGAAAAAAATCCGTAAAAATCCTCAGGCCTCGCTATTATACAGCGATGGCTGGAGGCCGGAGCAGTCCGGTGAGATGGTGGACGAGGATCAGGTCATTAAAAAGGTGGACATGAGCTGGAGAAAATTTGCAGTCATCATCATCTTCCTGCTTCAGTATCTGATCATAGCGCTGTATTCCCTGCTGGGAGGAAGCCAGACCTTTGATTTTATGATGGCGGTCATGTTTGTCACCATGATCATCGTAGGTATCATCGGCGGGATGTCAGCCGAAAAGCTGGGACAGACCTATGCGAAGGGACTGGCGTCCATGGCGTTTGTGGCCTTCGTGATAGGTCTGGCAAAGGTGATCTCGCTGGTGCTGGGGAATGGAAATGTGATCCACACGATCGTTCATGTGCTTACCCTGCCGTTGATGACATTGCCAAAATCGGTTTCCAGTATCGGACTGACCCTGATCGTATCGGTCATTAACCCGTTGATCCCGTCGGCCACGTCAAAAGCTGCGATCCTGGTTCCGATCATGAAGCCGGTTTCAGAAGCCCTCGGCATGCAGCCGAATCTGGCGGTCGTGGCATACCAGATGGGCGACAGCTTTACCAACCTGCTGTCTCCTCTGCTTGGCTGGATGGTGGGATCCTGCGCCATGGCGAATGTCCCGTTTGCTAAATGGTTCCGATGGGTATTTCCGAAGGTGTTATGCTTTATTTTGCTGGCCGGTGTGATCGTATTTATTCTGACGGCAACTGGGTGGTCGGGCGTGATCTAA